The Anoplopoma fimbria isolate UVic2021 breed Golden Eagle Sablefish chromosome 5, Afim_UVic_2022, whole genome shotgun sequence genome contains a region encoding:
- the dlgap5 gene encoding disks large-associated protein 5 isoform X1 — MDSQFAHLRQRDTSVSMLRVKMSRRRSQSQKENRERIVNTRRQLAKLPEMEMSSLEASIAMANMSTIEEKTLNNAKSAKNLAGEERLKQLARWKERKALEKEKEMREKERKGVFKTGMYHPKDTLTIPSLPVVPASSTRAKETKGNTASSQSARITRSMKQHQPIERPLKMQDTNNVAKKAQPAVERSTRSRAAPVKLAPVPAIPKIKVSAVEPVVRASRTRTANRPPVTAAPVVKDKPKDVRATRSRAFVNHVAPFSYGENNSEAMLDNTVEPVGAKEAEMQEPEKKPCPPCPSPCPEDMVVDQAPTDSIPAVDPVEATSSVSSFAPKGFIFQAPTGLSSFQFEPLTPRSADAFLTPSPSFGIPEVPTLNIESQAEPSEPYPPKSPRRSPPRTSPTKAPPTPGSPLESKHDVPYFRSEIANETVRLTTLSVLWDAKVEDESIPEEMRDRMRTAVGQARLLMKERFKQFNGLVDDCELGRGERITTCTDLQGFWDMVYYQVEDVQNKFDALKEAESRGWVEEHKPPPRQKKVVKKPSAAPAKPTGTKGAAKSRLAAVKAAMKAKQQAAEAEKAAKDAGSDGDSHSLNSEEPQPQAEPHPTVVFDGGFFQVESPARPSVSTGSVRRSSRLSAAVLPQASPCSNYLSPRRGTRRSLALAQTPLRTIPSPAQPIHTPAYLRLTLDQTPAQAPKSQRGTPQSCQKRKGTVNVSLCFSPVKEVLSEDTQPEGHQEMVTTQENTASPSELSTPATVHSLPSIYVAEEQGETAEAVDVDLPLSPCKTTPTVSQAPETSLSLSFTLSPCVTPRQPLISSPPAVQGLLKPQEPVCNTPDNSFVEEIPGLDFERYLQPSQRCSLSPLEAMSPMAVDVEMESPRGQIEDLLTQQEPAHPAVRSALNLQSPQAQTVESAMLLFTPDLKDRIRQSVCPSDLMVFTPPL, encoded by the exons ATGGATTCTCAATTTGCTCACCTGCGCCAGCGGGACACCAGTGTGTCGATGCTGAGGGTGAAAATGTCCCGCAGGAGGTCTCAGTCCCAAAAGGAAAACCGAGAACGGATCGTGAATACACGCAGGCAGCTGGCCAAGCTCCCGGAGATGGAGATGTCTTCCCTGGAGGCCTCCATTGCGATGGCCAACATGTCCACCATTGAGGAGAAGACATTGAACAATGCCAAATCTGCCAAAA ACCTGGCTGGAGAAGAGAGGTTGAAACAGCTTGCGCGTTGGAAAGAGCGTAAGGCTcttgagaaagagaaggaaatgagagaaaaggagCGTAAAGGGGTATTCAAGACGGGCATGTATCATCCAAAAGACACCCTTACCATTCCCTCTCTGCCCGTGGTCCCAGCTTCCTCAACCAGAGCtaaggag ACAAAAGGGAACACAGCTTCTTCCCAGAGTGCCAGAATCACTCGATCAATGAAACAGCATCAGCCAATCGAGAGG CCTCTGAAGATGCAGGATACAAATAATGTggcaaaaaaag CTCAACCTGCTGTGGAGAGATCAACCAGGAGCCGGGCCGCTCCTGTCAAGCTTGCACCTGTTCCAGCTATTCCCAAGATTAAAGTTTCTGCAG TGGAGCCTGTCGTTCGAGCGTCTAGGACTAGAACTGCCAACAGGCCTCctgttacagcagctcctgtAGTGAAAGACAAACCTAAGG ATGTAAGAGCCACAAGAAGCAGAGCGTTTGTCAACCATGTGGCCCCCTTTTCTTACGGAGAAAATAACTCTGAAG CAATGCTCGACAACACTGTTGAGCCTGTTGGGGCCAAG GAGGCTGAGATGCAGGAGCCAGAGAAAAAGCCTTGTCCCCCGTGCCCGTCACCGTGCCCTGAAGACATGGTGGTAGACCAAGCTCCGACCGACTCTATCCCTGCTGTGGATCCCGTAGAAGCTACATCCTCTGTATCTTCTTTTGCTCCAAAAGGTTTTATATTCCAGGCTCCCACTGGCTTGTCGTCCTTCCAGTTTGAGCCTCTCACTCCTCGCTCAGCAGACGCCTTCCTTACACCaag CCCCAGCTTCGGTATTCCAGAGGTCCCCACTCTCAACATTGAGTCTCAGGCTGAGCCCAGTGAACCCTATCCACCAAAATCCCCTCGTCGCTCTCCTCCCCGCACATCTCCCACAAAGGCCCCTCCAACTCCAGGCAGCCCCCTGGAATCAAAACATGACGTACCATACTTCAG ATCGGAAATTGCCAATGAGACGGTCAGACTGACGACTCTTAGTGTCCTCTGGGACGCTAAAGTGGAGGATGAGTCCATCCCAGAAGAGA TGAGAGACCGTATGCGTACAGCAGTGGGCCAAGCGAGGCTGTTGATGAAGGAGCGCTTTAAACAGTTCAACGGTCTGGTGGATGACTGCGAGCTGGGCCGGGGGGAGAGGATCACCACCTGCACTGACCTGCAGGGATTCTGGGACATGGTGTATTACCAG GTAGAGGATGTCCAAAATAAGTTTGACGCTCTTAAAGAAGCAGAGAGCCGAGGCTGGGTGGAGGAGCACAAGCCACCACCACGACAGAAGAAAGTGGTGAAG AAACCATCAGCTGCACCTGCCAAgccaacaggaactaaaggagcAGCCAAGTCTCGCCTGGCTGCTGTGAAAGCGGCCATGAAAGCCAAACAGCAGGCAGCCGAGGCAGAGAAAGCAGCAAAAGATGCTGGCAGTGATGGAGACAGCCACAGCCTGAACTCTGAGGAACCCCAGCCCCAAGCCGAGCCCCATCCGACGGTGGTCTTTGACGGAGGCTTCTTCCAGGTGGAGAGCCCGGCCAGACCATCGG TTTCTACAGGTTCAGTGAGGAGATCCAGCCGTCTGAGTGCCGCTGTGCTGCCTCAGGCTTCCCCCTGCTCAAACTACCTCTCACCTAGAAGAGGCACACGGCGATCCCTTGCACTGGCACAGACCCCCCTTCGCACCATCCCCTCTCCCGCTCAGCCCATCCACACTCCTGCCTACCTCCGACTTACCCTGGACCAAACCCCAGCACAAGCACCAAAGTCTCAACGTGGCACTCCTCAGTCATGCCAGAAGAGAAAGGGCACTGTAAACGTCTCCCTTTGTTTCTCACCTGTCAAGGAAGTGCTTTCAGAGGACACCCAGCCTGAGGGACACCAGGAAATGGTCACCACGCAGGAAAACACTGCTTCTCCTTCCGAATTGAGCACGCCCGCAACCGTGCATTCACTTCCATCCATTTACGTTGCAGAGGAGCAAGGCGAAACAGCTGAAGCTGTCGACGTTGACCTCCCGCTCTCTCCTTGCAAAACAACTCCAACTGTGTCCCAGGCCCCTGAGACCTCATTATCTCTGAGTTTCACGTTGTCACCCTGTGTGACTCCCCGCCAGCCTCTCATCTCCTCCCCTCCTGCTGTGCAGGGTCTTCTGAAGCCCCAAGAGCCTGTGTGTAATACACCAGACAACTCCTTTGTTGAG GAAATTCCTGGGTTGGACTTTGAGCGTTACCTCCAGCCGTCACAGAGATGCAGCCTGTCGCCATTGGAGGCGATGTCCCCCATGGCGGTGGATGTAGAGATGGAGAGTCCTAGAGGTCAGATAGAGGACCTGCTTACTCAGCAAGAACCAG CACATCCAGCGGTGCGTTCAGCCTTAAATCTTCAGTCACCACAG GCCCAGACAGTCGAGTCTGCCATGCTTCTCTTCACCCCGGACCTGAAGGACCGGATACGCCAGTCCGTCTGTCCAAGTGACCTCATGGTCTTCACTCCTCCCCTCTGA
- the dlgap5 gene encoding disks large-associated protein 5 isoform X2: MDSQFAHLRQRDTSVSMLRVKMSRRRSQSQKENRERIVNTRRQLAKLPEMEMSSLEASIAMANMSTIEEKTLNNAKSAKNLAGEERLKQLARWKERKALEKEKEMREKERKGVFKTGMYHPKDTLTIPSLPVVPASSTRAKETKGNTASSQSARITRSMKQHQPIERPLKMQDTNNVAKKAQPAVERSTRSRAAPVKLAPVPAIPKIKVSAVEPVVRASRTRTANRPPVTAAPVVKDKPKDVRATRSRAFVNHVAPFSYGENNSEAMLDNTVEPVGAKEAEMQEPEKKPCPPCPSPCPEDMVVDQAPTDSIPAVDPVEATSSVSSFAPKGFIFQAPTGLSSFQFEPLTPRSADAFLTPSPSFGIPEVPTLNIESQAEPSEPYPPKSPRRSPPRTSPTKAPPTPGSPLESKHDVPYFRSEIANETVRLTTLSVLWDAKVEDESIPEEMRDRMRTAVGQARLLMKERFKQFNGLVDDCELGRGERITTCTDLQGFWDMVYYQVEDVQNKFDALKEAESRGWVEEHKPPPRQKKVVKKPSAAPAKPTGTKGAAKSRLAAVKAAMKAKQQAAEAEKAAKDAGSDGDSHSLNSEEPQPQAEPHPTVVFDGGFFQVESPARPSVSTGSVRRSSRLSAAVLPQASPCSNYLSPRRGTRRSLALAQTPLRTIPSPAQPIHTPAYLRLTLDQTPAQAPKSQRGTPQSCQKRKGTVNVSLCFSPVKEVLSEDTQPEGHQEMVTTQENTASPSELSTPATVHSLPSIYVAEEQGETAEAVDVDLPLSPCKTTPTVSQAPETSLSLSFTLSPCVTPRQPLISSPPAVQGLLKPQEPVCNTPDNSFVEEIPGLDFERYLQPSQRCSLSPLEAMSPMAVDVEMESPRGQIEDLLTQQEPGPDSRVCHASLHPGPEGPDTPVRLSK; this comes from the exons ATGGATTCTCAATTTGCTCACCTGCGCCAGCGGGACACCAGTGTGTCGATGCTGAGGGTGAAAATGTCCCGCAGGAGGTCTCAGTCCCAAAAGGAAAACCGAGAACGGATCGTGAATACACGCAGGCAGCTGGCCAAGCTCCCGGAGATGGAGATGTCTTCCCTGGAGGCCTCCATTGCGATGGCCAACATGTCCACCATTGAGGAGAAGACATTGAACAATGCCAAATCTGCCAAAA ACCTGGCTGGAGAAGAGAGGTTGAAACAGCTTGCGCGTTGGAAAGAGCGTAAGGCTcttgagaaagagaaggaaatgagagaaaaggagCGTAAAGGGGTATTCAAGACGGGCATGTATCATCCAAAAGACACCCTTACCATTCCCTCTCTGCCCGTGGTCCCAGCTTCCTCAACCAGAGCtaaggag ACAAAAGGGAACACAGCTTCTTCCCAGAGTGCCAGAATCACTCGATCAATGAAACAGCATCAGCCAATCGAGAGG CCTCTGAAGATGCAGGATACAAATAATGTggcaaaaaaag CTCAACCTGCTGTGGAGAGATCAACCAGGAGCCGGGCCGCTCCTGTCAAGCTTGCACCTGTTCCAGCTATTCCCAAGATTAAAGTTTCTGCAG TGGAGCCTGTCGTTCGAGCGTCTAGGACTAGAACTGCCAACAGGCCTCctgttacagcagctcctgtAGTGAAAGACAAACCTAAGG ATGTAAGAGCCACAAGAAGCAGAGCGTTTGTCAACCATGTGGCCCCCTTTTCTTACGGAGAAAATAACTCTGAAG CAATGCTCGACAACACTGTTGAGCCTGTTGGGGCCAAG GAGGCTGAGATGCAGGAGCCAGAGAAAAAGCCTTGTCCCCCGTGCCCGTCACCGTGCCCTGAAGACATGGTGGTAGACCAAGCTCCGACCGACTCTATCCCTGCTGTGGATCCCGTAGAAGCTACATCCTCTGTATCTTCTTTTGCTCCAAAAGGTTTTATATTCCAGGCTCCCACTGGCTTGTCGTCCTTCCAGTTTGAGCCTCTCACTCCTCGCTCAGCAGACGCCTTCCTTACACCaag CCCCAGCTTCGGTATTCCAGAGGTCCCCACTCTCAACATTGAGTCTCAGGCTGAGCCCAGTGAACCCTATCCACCAAAATCCCCTCGTCGCTCTCCTCCCCGCACATCTCCCACAAAGGCCCCTCCAACTCCAGGCAGCCCCCTGGAATCAAAACATGACGTACCATACTTCAG ATCGGAAATTGCCAATGAGACGGTCAGACTGACGACTCTTAGTGTCCTCTGGGACGCTAAAGTGGAGGATGAGTCCATCCCAGAAGAGA TGAGAGACCGTATGCGTACAGCAGTGGGCCAAGCGAGGCTGTTGATGAAGGAGCGCTTTAAACAGTTCAACGGTCTGGTGGATGACTGCGAGCTGGGCCGGGGGGAGAGGATCACCACCTGCACTGACCTGCAGGGATTCTGGGACATGGTGTATTACCAG GTAGAGGATGTCCAAAATAAGTTTGACGCTCTTAAAGAAGCAGAGAGCCGAGGCTGGGTGGAGGAGCACAAGCCACCACCACGACAGAAGAAAGTGGTGAAG AAACCATCAGCTGCACCTGCCAAgccaacaggaactaaaggagcAGCCAAGTCTCGCCTGGCTGCTGTGAAAGCGGCCATGAAAGCCAAACAGCAGGCAGCCGAGGCAGAGAAAGCAGCAAAAGATGCTGGCAGTGATGGAGACAGCCACAGCCTGAACTCTGAGGAACCCCAGCCCCAAGCCGAGCCCCATCCGACGGTGGTCTTTGACGGAGGCTTCTTCCAGGTGGAGAGCCCGGCCAGACCATCGG TTTCTACAGGTTCAGTGAGGAGATCCAGCCGTCTGAGTGCCGCTGTGCTGCCTCAGGCTTCCCCCTGCTCAAACTACCTCTCACCTAGAAGAGGCACACGGCGATCCCTTGCACTGGCACAGACCCCCCTTCGCACCATCCCCTCTCCCGCTCAGCCCATCCACACTCCTGCCTACCTCCGACTTACCCTGGACCAAACCCCAGCACAAGCACCAAAGTCTCAACGTGGCACTCCTCAGTCATGCCAGAAGAGAAAGGGCACTGTAAACGTCTCCCTTTGTTTCTCACCTGTCAAGGAAGTGCTTTCAGAGGACACCCAGCCTGAGGGACACCAGGAAATGGTCACCACGCAGGAAAACACTGCTTCTCCTTCCGAATTGAGCACGCCCGCAACCGTGCATTCACTTCCATCCATTTACGTTGCAGAGGAGCAAGGCGAAACAGCTGAAGCTGTCGACGTTGACCTCCCGCTCTCTCCTTGCAAAACAACTCCAACTGTGTCCCAGGCCCCTGAGACCTCATTATCTCTGAGTTTCACGTTGTCACCCTGTGTGACTCCCCGCCAGCCTCTCATCTCCTCCCCTCCTGCTGTGCAGGGTCTTCTGAAGCCCCAAGAGCCTGTGTGTAATACACCAGACAACTCCTTTGTTGAG GAAATTCCTGGGTTGGACTTTGAGCGTTACCTCCAGCCGTCACAGAGATGCAGCCTGTCGCCATTGGAGGCGATGTCCCCCATGGCGGTGGATGTAGAGATGGAGAGTCCTAGAGGTCAGATAGAGGACCTGCTTACTCAGCAAGAACCAG GCCCAGACAGTCGAGTCTGCCATGCTTCTCTTCACCCCGGACCTGAAGGACCGGATACGCCAGTCCGTCTGTCCAAGTGA